In a single window of the Solea solea chromosome 14, fSolSol10.1, whole genome shotgun sequence genome:
- the hnrnph1 gene encoding heterogeneous nuclear ribonucleoprotein H isoform X1: protein MADEGYVVRIRGLPWSCSVDEVQRFFSESKIMNNGGGIHFTYTREGRPSGEAFVELETEEDLKIAVKKDRETMGHRYVEVFKSNNVEMDWVMKHTGPNCPETAGDGLVRLRGLPFGCSKEEIVQFFSGLEIVPNGITLPVDIQGRSTGEAFVQFASQDIAEKALKKHKERIGHRYIEIFKSSRAEVRTHYEPQRKPMGMQRPGPYDRPSGGRGYNMMGRGGSYDRMRRGGYGGGVSDGRYGDGGSSFQSTTGHCVHMRGLPYRATETDIYNFFSPLNPVRVHIEIGPDGRVTGEADVEFATHEDAVAAMSKDKANMQHRYVELFLNSTAGGSNGAYGSQMMGGMGNQSSYSGGQLSSGYSGGYSSQGNMGGYNDYSNQGGMGSSYYGGGGGGGGGGGGGGSRGSMNGLGGGWGM from the exons ATGGCTGACGAGGGATATGTGGTACGCATCAGGGGTCTCCCATGGTCCTGCTCAGTGGATGAAGTACAGAGGTTTTTTTCAG aaaGCAAAATCATGAACAATGGAGGTGGCATCCACTTCACCTACACAAGGGAAGGGCGTCCCAGCGGAGAGGCCTTTGTGGAGTTGGAGACGGAGGAGGACCTGAAGATTGCAgtgaagaaagacagagaaactaTGGGTCACCGATATGTGGAGG TTTTTAAATCCAACAATGTGGAAATGGACTGGGTCATGAAGCACACTGGACCAAACTGTCCAGAAACGGCAGGAGATGGGCTCGTCCGGCTCCGGGGTCTTCCCTTTGGATGCAGCAAAGAGGAGATTGTACAGTTTTTCTCAG GGTTGGAAATCGTGCCAAATGGGATAACATTGCCGGTGGACATCCAGGGGAGGAGTACGGGGGAGGCCTTCGTGCAGTTTGCTTCACAGGATATAGCTGAAAAGGCTCTAAAGAAACACAAGGAAAGAATAGGGCACAG GTACATTGAGATCTTCAAGAGTAGCCGTGCAGAGGTGCGGACCCATTATGAACCCCAGCGAAAGCCCATGGGCATGCAGAGACCTGGCCCCTATGACCGGCCCTCTGGTGGTCGTGGATACAACATGATGGGCCGGGGGGGATCTTATGACCGAATGCGTCGCGGAGGTTATGGCGGAG gTGTATCAGATGGAAGGTATGGCGATGGCGGCTCTTCCTTCCAGAGCACAACAGGCCACTGTGTTCATATGAGAGGCCTGCCATACAGAGCCACAGAGACGGACATCTACAAC TTCTTCTCACCACTGAATCCTGTGCGGGTCCACATCGAGATCGGTCCAGATGGCAGGGTAACTGGAGAAGCAGATGTAGAGTTTGCAACACATGAGGATGCTGTCGCAGCAATGTCCAAAGACAAAGCAAATATGC AGCACCGCTATGTGGAGCTATTTCTGAACTCAACGGCAGGTGGCAGTAATGGAGCATATGGCAGCCAGATGATGGGTGGAATGG GCAACCAGTCGTCTTACAGTGGTGGCCAGCTGAGCTCAGGGTATTCTGGTGGATACAGCAGCCAAGGAAATATGGGTGGCTACAATGACTATA GTAACCAGGGCGGAATGGGAAGCAGTTACTATGGCGGCggcggtggaggaggtggtggaggaggaggaggaggaagcagaggctCTATGAATGGACTGGGTGGGGGATGGGGGATGTag
- the hnrnph1 gene encoding heterogeneous nuclear ribonucleoprotein H isoform X2 — MADEGYVVRIRGLPWSCSVDEVQRFFSESKIMNNGGGIHFTYTREGRPSGEAFVELETEEDLKIAVKKDRETMGHRYVEVFKSNNVEMDWVMKHTGPNCPETAGDGLVRLRGLPFGCSKEEIVQFFSGLEIVPNGITLPVDIQGRSTGEAFVQFASQDIAEKALKKHKERIGHRYIEIFKSSRAEVRTHYEPQRKPMGMQRPGPYDRPSGGRGYNMMGRGGSYDRMRRGGYGGGVSDGRYGDGGSSFQSTTGHCVHMRGLPYRATETDIYNFFSPLNPVRVHIEIGPDGRVTGEADVEFATHEDAVAAMSKDKANMQHRYVELFLNSTAGGSNGAYGSQMMGGMGNQSSYSGGQLSSGYSGGYSSQGNMGGYNDYIR, encoded by the exons ATGGCTGACGAGGGATATGTGGTACGCATCAGGGGTCTCCCATGGTCCTGCTCAGTGGATGAAGTACAGAGGTTTTTTTCAG aaaGCAAAATCATGAACAATGGAGGTGGCATCCACTTCACCTACACAAGGGAAGGGCGTCCCAGCGGAGAGGCCTTTGTGGAGTTGGAGACGGAGGAGGACCTGAAGATTGCAgtgaagaaagacagagaaactaTGGGTCACCGATATGTGGAGG TTTTTAAATCCAACAATGTGGAAATGGACTGGGTCATGAAGCACACTGGACCAAACTGTCCAGAAACGGCAGGAGATGGGCTCGTCCGGCTCCGGGGTCTTCCCTTTGGATGCAGCAAAGAGGAGATTGTACAGTTTTTCTCAG GGTTGGAAATCGTGCCAAATGGGATAACATTGCCGGTGGACATCCAGGGGAGGAGTACGGGGGAGGCCTTCGTGCAGTTTGCTTCACAGGATATAGCTGAAAAGGCTCTAAAGAAACACAAGGAAAGAATAGGGCACAG GTACATTGAGATCTTCAAGAGTAGCCGTGCAGAGGTGCGGACCCATTATGAACCCCAGCGAAAGCCCATGGGCATGCAGAGACCTGGCCCCTATGACCGGCCCTCTGGTGGTCGTGGATACAACATGATGGGCCGGGGGGGATCTTATGACCGAATGCGTCGCGGAGGTTATGGCGGAG gTGTATCAGATGGAAGGTATGGCGATGGCGGCTCTTCCTTCCAGAGCACAACAGGCCACTGTGTTCATATGAGAGGCCTGCCATACAGAGCCACAGAGACGGACATCTACAAC TTCTTCTCACCACTGAATCCTGTGCGGGTCCACATCGAGATCGGTCCAGATGGCAGGGTAACTGGAGAAGCAGATGTAGAGTTTGCAACACATGAGGATGCTGTCGCAGCAATGTCCAAAGACAAAGCAAATATGC AGCACCGCTATGTGGAGCTATTTCTGAACTCAACGGCAGGTGGCAGTAATGGAGCATATGGCAGCCAGATGATGGGTGGAATGG GCAACCAGTCGTCTTACAGTGGTGGCCAGCTGAGCTCAGGGTATTCTGGTGGATACAGCAGCCAAGGAAATATGGGTGGCTACAATGACTATA TTAGGTAA